The following nucleotide sequence is from Streptomyces pactum.
GACACGTCCGCGCGCGGTTTCGTCTCTTCCGTAGCCGTCACCCCCGGTGACCTGGACCGATGCAGGTCCTGGCGGGGGCTTGGGACGGTTGGCGACGGGCCGCCCGCCGAGGCGGCAAGCCGCTCCCAGCGCACATCTTCATCAAGCGAGGTCTCACCGTGTCCGACACGCTCCCCACCACGCCCAGCTCCGACGAGGCTCCCGCCACCGGCACCGCCCGCGTGAAGCGCGGCATGGCCGAGCAGCTCAAGGGCGGCGTGATCATGGACGTCGTCACCCCGGAGCAGGCGAAGATCGCCGAGGACGCCGGTGCGGTGGCGGTCATGGCCCTGGAGCGGGTGCCCGCCGACATCCGCAAGGACGGCGGCGTGGCCCGGATGTCCGACCCGGACATGATCGAGGGCATCATCAACGCCGTCTCCATCCCCGTGATGGCCAAGTCCCGCATCGGCCACTTCGTCGAGGCGCAGGTGCTGCAGTCGCTCGGCGTGGACTACATCGACGAGTCCGAGGTGCTCACCCCGGCCGACGAGGTCAACCACTCCGACAAGTGGGCCTTCACCACCCCCTTCGTCTGCGGTGCCACCAACCTGGGCGAGGCGCTGCGCCGGATCGCCGAGGGCGCGGCCATGATCCGTTCCAAGGGCGAGGCCGGCACCGGCAACGTCGTGGAGGCGGTCCGCCACCTGCGCCAGATCAAGAACGAGATCGCCCGGCTGCGCGGCTACGACAACCACGAGCTGTACGCCGCCGCCAAGGAGCTGCGCGCCCCGTACGAGCTGGTGAAGGAGGTCGCCGAGCTGGGCAAGCTCCCGGTGGTGCTGTTCTCCGCGGGCGGCGTCGCCACCCCGGCCGACGCGGCGCTGATGCGCCAGCTGGGCGCCGAGGGCGTCTTCGTGGGCTCGGGCATCTTCAAGTCCGGCGACCCCGCCAAGCGGGCCGCCGCCATCGTGAAGGCCACCACCTTCTACGACGACCCGAAGATCATCGCGGACGCCTCCCGCAACCTGGGCGAGGCCATGGTCGGCATCAACTGCGACACCCTCCCCGAGGCCGAGCGGTACGCCAACCGCGGCTGGTGAACCCGGCCGGGACCGGGCGTGCCGTGCGCCGAGCCGCCGGCCGCCCGTTCCCGCGACCGCCGTTTCCCGGCCGGGCGCCCCCGGTCGGCCGGGCGCCGGCCACCGGCGTCGCCCGTGCCCGCCGGCGCCCGGGCGCGGCCGCCGCGGAGGTCCCGGCGCCGCCGCGGGCGTACGCGGCGGCCGCGGCCCGGCCCGGCCCCGCCCCGGGCCGCCACCCGCACCGGCCCCGCCACCGTCGTCCGTCACCGTCCCGCCGCCGCCCGTCGCCGGCGGGACGCCCCCGTCACGTTCCGAGAGGTCCTGCCGTGTCCGCCACCCGTGGCACCCCCACCATCGGAGTGCTCGCCCTCCAGGGCGACGTCCGTGAACACCTGGTCGCGCTCGCCGCCGCCGACGCCCTGGCCCGTCCGGTCCGCCGCCCGGAGGAACTCGCCGAGGTGGACGGCCTGGTGATACCGGGCGGGGAGTCCACCACCATGTCCAAGCTCGCCACCGTCTTCGGGGTGCTCGGGCCGCTGCGCGAGCGGGTCCGGGCCGGGCTGCCGGTCTACGGCACCTGCGCCGGCATGATCATGGTCGCGGAGAAGATCCTGGACGGCCGGGACGACCAGGAGACGGTCGGCGGCGTCGACATGACCGTGCGCCGCAACGCCTTCGGGCGGCAGAACGAATCCTTCGAGGCCGCGATCGACGTCGCCGGGATCGACGGCGGGCCGGTGGAGGGCGTCTTCATCCGAGCCCCCTGGGTGGAGTCGGTCGGCGCCGGGGTGGAGGTGCTCGCCGACTACGGCGGACACGCCGTCGCGGTCCGGCAGGGCAACGTGCTGGCCACGTCCTTCCACCCGGAACTGACCGGCGACCACCGGGTGCACGGGCTCTTCGTGGAGATGGTGCGCGACGCCGCCGCCTGAGCCTCTCCCGCCCCCCCGGCGCACGGCGGCCGGGGGCCGGGGAGAACACACCGGGCGGGCCGCCGGGGGCGACGGGCGGGGCCGCGGCCGGGCGAGATCCCGGTAGGATCGCAGACGTTCGTTTCGAAGTGGGTAACGCGAAGGAGACAGGCGGATGTCCGGCCACTCTAAATGGGCTACGACGAAGCACAAGAAGGCCGTGATCGATGCCAAGCGCGGCAAGCTCTTCGCGAAGCTCATCAAGAACATCGAGGTCGCGGCGCGGATGGGCGGCGCGGACCCGGAGGGCAACCCGACGCTGTACGACGCCATCCAGAAGGCGAAGAAGCAGTCGGTCCCCAACAAGAACATCGACAGCGCGGTCAAGCGCGGCGCGGGCCTGGAGGCCGGCGGCGCCGACTACGAGACCATCATGTACGAGGGCTACGGCCCCAACGGCGTGGCGGTGCTCATCGAGTGCCTGACCGACAACCGCAACCGCGCCGCCTCCGACGTGCGCGTGGCGATGACCCGCAACGGCGGCTCGATGGCCGACCCGGGCTCGGTCTCGTACCTGTTCAACCGCAAGGGCGTGGTCATCGTCCCCAAGGGCGAGCTGACCGAGGACGACGTGCTCGGCGCGGTGCTGGACGCCGGCGCCGAGGAGGTCAACGACCTGGGCGAGACCTTCGAGGTCATCAGCGAGGCCACCGACCTGGTGGCGGTGCGCACCGCACTCCAGGAGGCCGGCATCGACTACGACTCGGCCGACGCCAACTTCGTCCCGACCATGCAGGTCCAGCTGGACGAGGAGGGTGCGCGCAAGATCTTCAAGCTGATCGACGCGCTGGAGGACAGCGACGACGTGCAGAACGTCTTCGCCAACTTCGACGTCAGTGACGACGTCATGGAGAAGGTCGGCTGACAGCCGCCCGGAGCTGACGGGGGCCCGGTTCCCGAGCTGGTGAGGCCCGGTTCCGGCGGCGGCCCGGTTCCGGCCGGGCCCCGGGGGCGGCCCAGCAAGGGGCCGGAGACCGTCGGCGCCCCCGGCCGAGCCGCGCTGTGGAGCCTCCGCGGGCCGAAGGCCCGGCGCGACACGCCCGCCGGCCGGCCCGGCCACCACCCCCCGACGGTGCCGCTCACGCCCCTCCCGGAAGGCCGGCCCCGTGCGTTGTCGGTGGCACTCGATAGCCTGCACGGGTCGGTGAGCGAACGAAGGAGGGGCGGGTGCGGGTGCTGGGCGTGGACCCGGGGCTGACCCGGTGCGGCATCGGCGTGGTGGAGGGGGCCGCCGGCCGTCCGCTGCGGATGCTCGGGGTCGGCGTGGTCCGCACCCCCGCGGAGGAGGACACCCCGCGACGGCTGGTCCTGATCGAGCAGGGCATCGAGGCGTGGCTGGACGAGCACCGCCCCGAAATGGTCGCCGTGGAACGGGTGTTCAGCCAGCACAACGTCCGTACCGTGATGGGCACCGCCCAGGCCAGCGCCGTCGCCATGCTCTGCGCGGCCCGCCGCGGACTCCCGGTCGCCCTGCACACCCCCAGCGAGGTGAAGGCGGCCGTCACCGGCTCCGGGCGGGCCGGCAAGGAGCAGGTCGGCGCCATGGTCACCCGGCTGCTGCGGCTGGCCGCCCCGCCCAGGCCGGCCGACGCGGCCGACGCCCTGGCCCTGGCCATCTGCCACATCTGGCGGGCCCCGGCCACCCACCGCCTCCAGCAGGCCGCCGCCCGCGGCGCGGCCCCGGCCTCCACCGTCCGTGTTCCCGCCGGCCCCCGGCACGGCCGATCCCAGAGAGGCGCCTCATGATCGCCTTCGTCAGCGGCCCGGTGGCCGCCCTCGCACCCGACTCCGCCGTCATCGAGGTCGGCGGCGTCGGCATGGCGGTCCAGTGCACCCCGGCCACCCTCTCCCGGCTGAGCGTCGGCGAGCCCGCCCGGCTCGCCACCTCGCTGGTGGTCCGGGAGGACTCGCTCACCCTGTACGGCTTCGCCGACGATGACGAGCGGCAGGTGTTCGAGCTGCTCCAGACGGCGAGCGGGGTCGGCCCCCGGCTGGCGCAGGCCATGCTGGCGGTGCACACCCCCGACGCGCTGCGCCTGGCGGTGGCCGGCGGTGACGAGAAGGCGCTCACCGCGGTACCGGGCATCGGCAAGAAGGGCGCCCAGCGGCTGCTGCTGGAGCTGAAGGACCGGCTGGGCGAGCCCGTCGGCACCGGCCGGGCCGCGGCCGGCGCTGCGGCCACCCGGGTTCCCGGCTGGCGCGACCAGCTGACCGCCGCGCTGGTGGGCCTGGGGTACGCCGGGCGGGAGGCGGACGAGGCGGTGGAGGCGGTCGCCCCGCAGGCCGAGGCGGCGGTCGCGGAGGGCGGCACACCGCAGGTGTCCCAGCTGCTCAGGGCCGCGCTGCAGAGCCTCAACCGCGCCCGCTGACCCCCGGCCGCGCCCGCCGGCCCCCCGACCCGACCGGACCTCCGTACCGAAAGACACTCCATGAACTGGGACGACACCGACGCCGGAGCCGAGCAGCGGCTGGTCGCCTCCTCCGCCGACGGCGAGGACCAGGCGATCGAGGCGGCCCTGCGCCCGAAGGACCTGGGCGAGTTCGTCGGGCAGGAGCGGGTCCGGGAACAGCTGGACCTGGTCCTCAAGGCCGCCCGGCAGCGCGGCGGCACCGCCGACCACGTACTGCTCTCCGGGGCGCCCGGGCTGGGCAAGACCACCCTGTCCATGATCATCGCGGCGGAGATGGGCGCCCCCATCCGGATCACCTCCGGCCCCGCCATCCAGCACGCCGGGGACCTGGCGGCCATCCTCTCCTCGCTCACCGAGGGCGAGGTGCTCTTCCTCGACGAGATCCACCGGATGTCCCGCCCCGCCGAGGAGATGCTCTACATGGCGATGGAGGACTTCCGGGTCGACGTGATCGTCGGCAAGGGGCCGGGCGCCACCGCCATCCCGCTGGAGCTGCCGCCGTTCACCCTGGTCGGCGCCACCACCCGGGCCGGACTGCTGCCGCCGCCGCTGCGCGACCGGTTCGGCTTCACCGGGCACATGGAGTTCTACACCGCCCCCGAGCTGGAGCGGGTCATCCACCGCTCGGCCCGGCTGCTGGACGTGGAGATCGAGGCCCCGGGCGCGGCGGAGATCGCCGGCCGGTCCCGCGGCACCCCGCGCATCGCCAACCGGCTGCTGCGCAGGGTCCGGGACTACGCGCAGGTCAAGGCCGACGGAATGATCACCGCCGAGATCGCCGCCCGCGCCCTGGACGTGTACGACGTGGACGGCCGCGGGCTGGACCGGCTGGACCGCGCGGTGCTGACCGCGCTGCTGAAACTGTTCGGCGGCGGCCCGGTCGGGCTGTCCACCCTGGCGGTCGCGGTGGGGGAGGAGCGCGAGACCGTCGAGGAGGTCGCCGAGCCGTTCCTGGTACGGGAGGGGCTGCTGGCCCGCACCCCCAGGGGGCGGGTGGCGACCCCGGCGGCCTGGGAGCACCTCGGCCTCACCCCGCCGGGGCGGACGGGCGCCGCGCAGACCGGCCTGTTCGAGTCGTGACCGTTCGGTGGCGGCGCGGAGACTGGTCCGGCCAGGAACCCGGGTGCCATGCTGGGCGTTGTTCCATAGGTGCGGGCTCGCTTAGACTCCGCCGATGCCGTCCGTGTACCGGTCCGGCATACCCACCCCCGTAGACCAGGCCGCCGCCAGGTGGCCGTGCGAAGGAATCTCCGTCCCGTGAATATCGTGACTCTCCTGCCGTTCATCGTGCTCATCGGGGCCATGTTCCTGATGACCCGATCGGCCAAGAACAAGCAGCGCCAGGCCGTGCAGATGCGGGAGTCGATGCAGCCGGGCTCCGGCGTCCGGACCATCGGCGGCATGTACGCCACGGTCAAGGAGGTCCACGAGGACACGGTTCTCCTCGAAGTCGCTCCCGGCGTGCACGCCGTGTACGCCAAGAACGCGGTGGGTGCCGTCCTCGACGACGACGAGTACAACCGCATCGTGCACGGCATCGACCCGGAGGCCACCGACACCGACTCCGACACCCCGGTGGTCCCCGACGACGCTTCCTCGCTGACCGACCCGGGCAGCTCCGCCGACGCCGAGGCCGGCAAGACCGACCTCACGAAGCCGGGCGCCGACGCCAAGCGGCCCGAGGACGGCAAGGGCGACAGCGACGCGAAGTAAACCCCGCAGGTCAGCCGTGCCGCCCCACCGCTCGGTGCGGCACGGCTGAAGGACGGTCCAAGGCTCCGGCGGGGGCTGTTCCCCACAACACTTCGTGGCCGCCCGGCGCACCGCTGTGGGCGCGGGCGGTTGGACAGGGAGATACGACAAGGTGGCAGCACCGAAGAAGGGCCGCAGGTCCCCCGGGGGCCCGGGCAGGCCCTGGCGGCCGTTGGCCCTGATCCTCATCGCGATCGTGGCGCTCACCGTGGGCATGTTCGCCTCCGGTCACACCACGCCGCGACTGGGCATCGACCTCGCGGGCGGCACCAGCTTCACGCTGGAGGCCAAGAACGAGCCGGGCAAGCCCAACGCGATCAACTCGGACAACATGAACACCGCGGTTAACGTCATCGAGCGCCGTGTGAACGGCCTCGGTGTGTCCGAGGCCGAGGTCCAGACCCAGGGCGACAAGCACATCATCGTGAACATCCCCAAGGGGACGAACGCGAAACAGGCCCGGGGCCAGGTCGGCACGACCGCGAAGCTCTTCTTCCGCCCGGTGGTCACCTACACCGACGGTGCCCGGACCCCCGAGCCGAAGCCCACGCCGAGCGCCGGTGACCGCGGCGACAAGGACAAGGGCGACGGCAAGGACAAGTCCGGCGACGAGGGCGAGGCCGACTCCGGAAAGGCCGGCGACCAGGCCGGCCAGGACAAGGCCGGGGACGGCAAGGACGGGGCCACGACCACCCCCTCCTCCACCCCCCACCACCCAGGGCCGCCCGGTCACCGAGGCCTGACCGCCGACGAGACCCCCAAGGCGGACGAGACCGGCGCCCCCACCCCCGGCGGCACCGACAAGCCCGCCGGCTCGGCGAAGGACGAGCCGAAGAAGGACGAGCCGAAGAAGGACGACCCCGGCACCCAGCAGCCCGCGCAGGACGACCTGTCCAAGCAGCTGGCGGCGCTGGACTGCTCTACCCCGAAGTCCCGCGCCGCGGCCGGTGACAAGGTCGCCGCCGCGAGCGAGAAGGACTCGGTCGTCGCCTGCTACGAGGACGGCTCGCGCAAGTTCATCCTCGGCCCGGTGCAGGTCGCCGGCACCGAGATCGACGGCGCCGAATCCCTCTACGACAGCCAGGGCGGCGCCGGCTGGATCGTCTCCCTCGACTTCAGCGGCAAGGGAAGCAAGCAGTTCGCCGAGGTCACCACCGAGCTGTCCAAGCAGCAGCCGCCGCAGAACCAGTTCGCGATCGTCCTGGACGGCGAGGTCATCTCCGACCCGCAGGTCAGCTACCCGATCACCGGCGGCAAGTCGCAGATCTCCGGTGACTTCACCCGGCAGGAGTCCAAGGACCTGGCGAACGTGCTCGCCTACGGCGCGCTGCCGCTGTCCTTCGACATCGTGGACGAGACCACCGTCTCCGCCGCGCTCGGCAGCGAGCAGCTGGAGGCCGGCCTGATCGCCGGTGCCATCGGCCTCGCGCTCGTCGTGCTGTACCTGCTGCTGTACTACCGCGGCCTGTCGCTCGTCGCGCTGGCCAGCCTCGCGGTCTCCGCGGCCCTGACCTACACGATCATGACGCTGCTCGGCCCCGGTATCGGCTTCGCGCTGAACCTGCCCGCCGTGTGCGGTGCCATCGTGGCCATCGGCATCACCGCGGACTCCTTCATCGTGTACTTCGAGCGCATCCGGGACGAGATCCGCGAGGGCCGCACGCTCCGCCCGGCGGTGGAGCGCGGCTGGCCGCGTGCCCGCCGCACCATCCTGGTGTCGGACTTCGTCTCCTTCCTCGCCGCCGCGGTGCTCTTCATCGTCACCGTCGGCAAGGTGCAGGGCTTCGCGTTCACGCTGGGCCTGACCACGCTCCTCGACGTCGTGGTGGTGTTCTTCTTCACCAAGCCGCTGATGACGATCCTGGCCCGGACGAAGTTCTTCGCCGGCGGACACCCGTGGTCCGGCCTGGACCCCCGGCGCCTGGGCGTCAAGCCCCCGCTGCGCCGCGGCCGCCGTCCCTCCGCCCCCGTCGACCCGAAGGAGGCGTGACGATGTCCAAGCTCGGCACACTCGGCGCCCGGCTCTACCGAGGCGAGGTCGGGTACGACTTCGTCGCCAAGCGGATGATCTGGTACGGCATCTCCGTCCTGATCACCATCACGGCCATCGTCGGCCTCTCGGTGCGCGGCCTCAACATGGGCATCGAGTTCTCCGGCGGCGCGGTCTTCAACACCCCCAAGACCGAACTCTCCGCCAACCAGGCGCGGCACACCGCCGAAGAGGCGGCCGACGGCCACCACGCCATCGTCCAGAAGCTCGGCAACGGCACCCTGCGCATCCAGATCAGTGACCTGGACACCAAGGACGCGGTGCCGGTCCAGGAGGCGATCGCCGAGAAGCTCGACGTGTCCGCCGACCGGATCAACACCCAGCTGGTGGGTCCCAGCTGGGGTGAGGAGATCGCCAACAAGGCCTGGAAGGGCCTGGTGATCTTCATGGTCCTTGTGGTCATCTACCTCGCCATCGCCTTCGAATGGCGCATGGCGGTGGCCGCACTGATCGCCCTCATCCACGACCTCACCATCACCGTCGGCGTCTACGCGCTGGTCGGGTTCGAGGTCACCCCGGGCACGGTGATCGGTCTGCTCACCATCCTCGGATACTCGCTCTACGACACCGTCGTGGTCTTCGACGGTCTCAAGGAAGCGTCCAGGGACATCACCAAGCAGAACCGCCACACCTACAGCGAAATCGCCAACCGCAGCCTCAACGCCACCCTGGTGCGGTCCATCAACACCACCGTGGTGGCGCTGCTCCCGGTCGCCGGCCTGCTGTTCATCGGCGGTGGCGCACTGGGCGCGGGCATGCTCAACGACATCTCGCTCGCCCTGTTCGTCGGCCTCGCGGCCGGCGCGTACTCCTCGATCTTCATCGCCACCCCGCTCGTCGCCGACCTCAAGGAACGCGATCCGCAGATGCAGGCGCTGGCCAAGCGGGTGCGCGCCCGGCGGGCCGCGCTCGCGGCCAAGGGCGGCGGGACGGCCGGCACCGAAGCCCCGCACGATCCCGACGGAGAACCGGAGGACGACGACATGCCGGACGAGCACGAGGGCAACACCCCCGCCGGAGTGGTGGGACCGCGCCGCCAGCCCGCCTCCCGCGGCCGGGGCCGCGGCCGCTCCTCGGGCAAGCGCCGATGAGCACCGTGGCCGGTGAGACGCCGGACCTGAGGGAGATGCTGCTCGGCCGGATCAAGGACGTACCGGACCACCCCAAGCCCGGCGTGATGTTCAAGGACATCACCCCGCTGCTCGCCGACGCCGAGGCCTTCTCGGCGCTGACCGGCGCGCTGGCCGAGCTGTGCGTGCGGTACCGCGCCGACAAGGTCGTCGGCCTGGAGGCGCGCGGCTTCATCCTCGCCGCGCCGGTCGCGGTCCGCGCCGGGCTGGGCTTCGTCCCGGTGCGCAAGGCGGGCAAGCTCCCGGGCGCCACCCTGGGGCAGAGCTACGACCTGGAGTACGGCACCGCGGAGATCGAGATACACGCCGACGCGCTCGCCCCCGGCGACCGGGTCATGGTGATCGACGACGTGCTCGCCACCGGCGGCACCGCCGAGGCCTCCCTCCAGCTCATCCGCCGCGCGGGCGGCGAGATCGCCGGCCTGGCGGTCCTGCTGGAGCTGGGCTTCCTCGACGGCCGCGGCAAACTCGCCGCGGAACTGCGCGACGCCCCGCTGGAGGCGCTGATCACGGTCTGACCGGCACGAACGCGCCATGGGGCGGGCGCCTGGAGACCATCCGGGCGCCCGCCCCACGGCGTTCCCCCGAAAGCCGCCGGGCGAGGTCTGTGGCGGGATCGATACCATGGCATCCCAGACCCCTTTTTTCACGGGTCCGGCCTTCGCCCTCCCGTCCGCCGCCGGCCGGGCGGGGCCCAGTGAGGAGAGCTCTTGCCAGACGAGGCCCAGCCGCTGACCGCCGCGCACCGGGACGAGCCGACCGCCGCCGACGCCACGGCGCGGACGGACCCGCCCACCGGCAGCCGCGAGGCCGAGCGTTCGCCCGCCCCGGCGGCGAAGCCGTCCGCCCGGAGCGCCGCACCGCCCCCCGCGGCCGCCCGTCCCGCCCCCTGGCCCGGCGCCGCGCGGCGGGTCGTCCAACCGGGTGCGCGCCCGCCTGGCCCGCCTGGGCGTCCAGCGCTCCAGCCCGTACAACCCGGTGCTGGAGCCGCTGCTGCGCATCGTCCGCGGCAACGACCCCAAGGCCGACGCCGCCACGCTGCGGCAGATCGAACGCGCCTACCAGGTCGCCGAGCGCTGGCACCGCGGCCAGAAGCGCAAGAGCGGCGACCCGTACATCACCCACCCGCTGGCGGTCACCACCATCCTCGCCGAGCTGGGGATGGACCCGGCCACCTTGATGGCGGGCCTGCTGCACGACACCGTCGAGGACACCGAGTACGGCCTGGACACCCTGCGCGCCGACTTCGGCGACCAGGTCGCGCTGCTGGTGGACGGCGTCACCAAGCTGGACAAGGTCAAGTTCGGCGAGGCGGCCCAGGCCGAGACGGTCCGCAAGATGGTCGTCGCCATGGCCCGGGACCCCCGGGTGCTGGTCATCAAGCTCGCCGACCGGCTGCACAACATGCGCACCATGCGCTACCTCAAGCGGGAGAAGCAGGAGAAGAAGGCCCGGGAGACGCTGGAGATCTACGCCCCGCTCGCCCACCGGCTGGGCATGAACACCATCAAGTGGGAGCTGGAGGACCTGGCCTTCGCCATCCTCTACCCCAAGATGTACGACGAGATCGTCCGGCTGGTCGCCGAGCGGGCGCCCAAGCGTGACGAGTACCTCGCCGTCGTCACCGACCAGGTGCAGGGCGACCTCAGGGCGGCACGGATCAAGGCGACCGTCACCGGCCGCCCCAAGCACTACTACTCCGTGTACCAGAAGATGATCGTGCGGGGCCGCGACTTCGCCGAGATCTACGACCTGGTGGGCATCCGGGTCCTGGTCGACACCGTCCGCGACTGCTACGCGGCGCTGGGCACCATCCACGCGCGGTGGAACCCGGTGCCGGGGCGGTTCAAGGACTACATCGCCATGCCCAAGTTCAACATGTACCAGTCGCTGCACACGACGGTCATCGGGCCCAGCGGCAAGCCGGTCGAGCTGCAGATCCGCACCTTCGACATGCACCGCCGCGCCGAGTACGGCATCGCCGCGCACTGGAAGTACAAGCAGGAGGCGGTGGCCGGCGCCTCCAAGGTGCGCACCGACGTGCCGCGCCGGTCCGGCAAGGGCGCCGAGACCGACACCGTCAACGACATGGCGTGGCTGCGGCAGCTGCTGGACTGGCAGAAGGAGACCGAGGACCCGGGCGAGTTCCTGGAGTCGCTCCGCTTCGACCTGTCCCGCAACGAGGTCTTCGTCTTCACGCCCAAGGGCGACGTCATCGCGCTGCCCGCGGGCGCCACCCCGGTGGACTTCGCGTACGCGGTCCACACCGAGGTGGGCCACCGCACCATAGGGGCCCGGGTGAACGGGCGGCTGGTGCCGCTGGAGTCCACCCTGGACAACGGCGACCTGGTGGAGGTGTTCACCTCCAAGGCGGTCGGCGCCGGCCCGTCCCGGGACTGGCTCGGCTTCGTCAAGTCGCCCCGGGCCCGCAACAAGATCCGCGCCTGGTTCTCCAAGGAGCGCCGGGACGAGGCGATCGAGCACGGCAAGGACGCCATCGTGCGGGCGATGCGCAAGCAGAACCTGCCGATCCAGCGCATCCTGACCGGTGACTCCCTGGTCACCCTCGCCCACGAGATGCGGTACCCGGACATCTCCTCGCTCTACGCGGCGATCGGCGAGGGGCACGTCTCCGCCCAGGGCGTGGTGCAGAAGCTGGTGCAGGCGCTGGGCGGTGCCGAGGCGGCCAACGAGGACATCGCCGAGTCCGCGCCGCCGATCCGCCGGCGCAGCAAGCGGCGCTCCAGCGCCGACCCGGGCGTGGTGGTCAAGGGCGTCGAGGACGTGTGGGTCAAGCTCGCCCGGTGCTGCACCCCGGTCCCCGGCGACCCGATCATCGGCTTCGTCACCCGCGGCAGCGGCGTCTCGGTGCACCGCGCCGACTGCGTCAACGTGGACTCGCTGTCGCAGCAGCCGGAGCGCATCCTCGACGTGGAGTGGGCGCCCACCCAGTCCTCGGTCTTCCTGGTCGCCATCCAGGTGGAGGCCCTGGACCGCTCCCGGCTGCTGTCGGACGTCACCCGCGTCCTGTCCGACCAGCACGTCAACATCCTCTCCGCCGCCGTGCAGACCTCCCGCGACCGGGTCGCCACCTCCCGGTTCACCTTCGAGATGGGCGACCCCAAACACCTGGGGCACGTGCTCAAGGCGGTCCGCGGGGTGGAGGGCGTCTACGACGTCTACCGGGTGACGTCCTCCCGGCAGCGCTGACAGGGGCGGCGGGGGATGCCGGAGCGGGGAGCGGTGCTGGGCGGCAGGTACCGATTACTGCGCAGGATCGGCCTCGGCGGCATGGGCGTGGTCCACGAGGCCCTGGACACGGCGCTGGACCGGCGGGTGGCGGTCAAGATCCTCCCCACGCCCCAGGACCCGGACGACGGCGGGCCGCAGCTGGCCCGCTTCCGCCGTGAGACGCAGGCCCTGGCCCGCATCCGCCACCCCAACGTGGTGGCGGTGCACGACTCGGGGTCCGATCCCGCCGGACACCCGTACCTGGTGATGGAACTGCTCGACGGGGTCGAGCTGCAACGCCTGGTGGACCGGTACGGGGCGCTGGAGCCGGACGTGGTGCGCTGGATCGCCTCCGGGATGAGCGCCGCGCTGGCCGCCGCGCACGCCGCGGGCGTGCTGCACCGGGACGTCAAACCGTCCAACGTCCGCATCACCCGGTCCGGACGGGTGGTCCTCCAGGACTTCGGGCTCGCCCGGCTGGTGGAGGAGACCGCGATCACCCGGGTCGGATTCCTGGTCGGCACGCCCCGCTACATGGCGCCCGAGGTGATCCGCGGCGAGCCGCCCAGCCCCCGCTCGGACCTGTACGGCCTCGGGCTGTGCATGTACCTGATGCTCACCGGCGAGTCCCCGCGCGGAGCGCAGGAGGACGTGGGGGCGCTGGTGGAGCGGGCCATCGACGACGAGGTGCCGCAGCTGTACGGCAACCAGCTCGCCGGCCACATGCGCGTCCCCGACCGGCTCGCCTACCTGGTGGACGTGTTGTGCGCCGCCGACCCGCAGACCCGGCCGGAGACCGCGGCCGACCTCCAGACCACCCTGGCCGCCTCCACGGGGACGGCCGCACGCGCCGCCGAACTGGTCCAGGGCTGTCTGCGCGAGGACGCCCTCCACCTGCTCGCCGAGCCCGGGCCCGCCCTCCCCGGCGCGGGGGACCAGCCCGAGTACCTGGAGCCGGCCGTCACCGGCCCGGCCGCCGCGATCACCTCCCCGCTCTCCCTCAGCGACGCCACCCGCGAGGTGGTCATGGGCAGCATGACGGTGGAGAACGCCACCTCCCGGCTGCGGGAGGCGGTCGGCCTGGTCCAGCGCGGC
It contains:
- a CDS encoding RelA/SpoT family protein, which encodes MRARLARLGVQRSSPYNPVLEPLLRIVRGNDPKADAATLRQIERAYQVAERWHRGQKRKSGDPYITHPLAVTTILAELGMDPATLMAGLLHDTVEDTEYGLDTLRADFGDQVALLVDGVTKLDKVKFGEAAQAETVRKMVVAMARDPRVLVIKLADRLHNMRTMRYLKREKQEKKARETLEIYAPLAHRLGMNTIKWELEDLAFAILYPKMYDEIVRLVAERAPKRDEYLAVVTDQVQGDLRAARIKATVTGRPKHYYSVYQKMIVRGRDFAEIYDLVGIRVLVDTVRDCYAALGTIHARWNPVPGRFKDYIAMPKFNMYQSLHTTVIGPSGKPVELQIRTFDMHRRAEYGIAAHWKYKQEAVAGASKVRTDVPRRSGKGAETDTVNDMAWLRQLLDWQKETEDPGEFLESLRFDLSRNEVFVFTPKGDVIALPAGATPVDFAYAVHTEVGHRTIGARVNGRLVPLESTLDNGDLVEVFTSKAVGAGPSRDWLGFVKSPRARNKIRAWFSKERRDEAIEHGKDAIVRAMRKQNLPIQRILTGDSLVTLAHEMRYPDISSLYAAIGEGHVSAQGVVQKLVQALGGAEAANEDIAESAPPIRRRSKRRSSADPGVVVKGVEDVWVKLARCCTPVPGDPIIGFVTRGSGVSVHRADCVNVDSLSQQPERILDVEWAPTQSSVFLVAIQVEALDRSRLLSDVTRVLSDQHVNILSAAVQTSRDRVATSRFTFEMGDPKHLGHVLKAVRGVEGVYDVYRVTSSRQR
- the secD gene encoding protein translocase subunit SecD, with amino-acid sequence MAAPKKGRRSPGGPGRPWRPLALILIAIVALTVGMFASGHTTPRLGIDLAGGTSFTLEAKNEPGKPNAINSDNMNTAVNVIERRVNGLGVSEAEVQTQGDKHIIVNIPKGTNAKQARGQVGTTAKLFFRPVVTYTDGARTPEPKPTPSAGDRGDKDKGDGKDKSGDEGEADSGKAGDQAGQDKAGDGKDGATTTPSSTPHHPGPPGHRGLTADETPKADETGAPTPGGTDKPAGSAKDEPKKDEPKKDDPGTQQPAQDDLSKQLAALDCSTPKSRAAAGDKVAAASEKDSVVACYEDGSRKFILGPVQVAGTEIDGAESLYDSQGGAGWIVSLDFSGKGSKQFAEVTTELSKQQPPQNQFAIVLDGEVISDPQVSYPITGGKSQISGDFTRQESKDLANVLAYGALPLSFDIVDETTVSAALGSEQLEAGLIAGAIGLALVVLYLLLYYRGLSLVALASLAVSAALTYTIMTLLGPGIGFALNLPAVCGAIVAIGITADSFIVYFERIRDEIREGRTLRPAVERGWPRARRTILVSDFVSFLAAAVLFIVTVGKVQGFAFTLGLTTLLDVVVVFFFTKPLMTILARTKFFAGGHPWSGLDPRRLGVKPPLRRGRRPSAPVDPKEA
- the secF gene encoding protein translocase subunit SecF, yielding MSKLGTLGARLYRGEVGYDFVAKRMIWYGISVLITITAIVGLSVRGLNMGIEFSGGAVFNTPKTELSANQARHTAEEAADGHHAIVQKLGNGTLRIQISDLDTKDAVPVQEAIAEKLDVSADRINTQLVGPSWGEEIANKAWKGLVIFMVLVVIYLAIAFEWRMAVAALIALIHDLTITVGVYALVGFEVTPGTVIGLLTILGYSLYDTVVVFDGLKEASRDITKQNRHTYSEIANRSLNATLVRSINTTVVALLPVAGLLFIGGGALGAGMLNDISLALFVGLAAGAYSSIFIATPLVADLKERDPQMQALAKRVRARRAALAAKGGGTAGTEAPHDPDGEPEDDDMPDEHEGNTPAGVVGPRRQPASRGRGRGRSSGKRR
- a CDS encoding adenine phosphoribosyltransferase, with translation MSTVAGETPDLREMLLGRIKDVPDHPKPGVMFKDITPLLADAEAFSALTGALAELCVRYRADKVVGLEARGFILAAPVAVRAGLGFVPVRKAGKLPGATLGQSYDLEYGTAEIEIHADALAPGDRVMVIDDVLATGGTAEASLQLIRRAGGEIAGLAVLLELGFLDGRGKLAAELRDAPLEALITV